The DNA segment CAATGACAAGCTGCTGTGCAGAGTATTAAACATGCGTCTTAGTCGTTATTTGTACATGATGGTCTGAATTTTCACTTAAATATAACTTTCCAACTATATAAATGTTCTGAAGCAATTATGCTTTTCATCTGATTTTTTGGTGCACCATTTTCTTGTCCTCTATTAaatctctctcttatttttttttttcttttttctttttctttttctttacatggGATACAATAAATATCCTGAAAAGGAAGAGTGGACGTACTGCCCGGCATAGAGTCCCGCAGCCTGTTCCGAGGGCATCTGGAGGAACACCCGGTCCCCGGGCCTGAGCAGCAGCACGGCACTCCCAGATGCCTGGTCCAGAAAGCCCTTCTTGTACTCGTCATATGTATACATCATGGGCTCGTTGTTCTTGAACAGAGCAACCCACACGTTGCCTCCCTTGCAGTGAACATGGTATACAAAGTAGTAGACACCAGGGACCTCGCAGGTGAAGATGCCCGTCTGCGGGTTGTAGTTCTGTCTGCCGTTATAGAGCAGCTTGTCAAACTTCACTGGGGCCCCCACCGGCGGGAAAGGTGCGGTCAGCTCAGCAGTAAATGCAGGCATCTCGTAGGCTGgacctccattcttgcctttctTAGCCCCATAGGCATGGGGGGGCTTCACACCATCAATTCCCAGCCCCATATCTGGCAGATACTCTCCTTGGGGTGGTTGTGTAGGGGGCATCACAGCTGGGGGGCCTGGGGGCCCTGGAGGACCCGGGGGCCCTGGaaggccaggctggccttgaggaCCGAGGGCACCAGGTTTCCCTGGGGGGCCATGAAGGCCTGCCACCCCGGGTTTCCCTACACCAGGGAACCCTGGAGGTCCTGGAAGGCCTGGTTCTCCTTTGGGGCCTGGAATCCCAGGTGGTCCAATGGGGCCACTAGGGCCTGCAATCCCGGGGATACCTGGGGGGCCCTGTAGTCCCTGATCCCCTGGAATGCCTGGTTCTCCTTTTGGTCCAAGTAGCCCCGGAACACCAGGGAGCCCTGGCAATCCTTTATGTCCAGCTTCCCCCTTGGGCCCTATGGGACCTGGCAAACCTCTCATGCCAGGGGGTCCTACTTCACCAAGGAAACCTGGCTTTCCTGGGAAACCCTGAAGCCCTGGCTCACCTTTGGGACCTGGTGGCCCCTGTGGCCCCACAACCCCACCTTCTCCTTTGGGCCCAGGGAAACCAATAGCACCTGGAGGGCCCATAGGACCTGGGATTCCAGGCAGGCCTGGCTCTCCTGGGGGTCCTCCCATTCCAGGGGCACCTATTGGTCCTTTCTCACCTCTTGGTCCAAGAGCCCCAGGAACACCCCCCACACCCCGGTCACCTTTAGGTCCTGGGAAACCTGGTTTCCCGATCCCTGGAAGGCCCGGGGGTCCTGGCAGCCCTGGTAGTCCTTGCTCCCCCTTGCCACCTGGAAATCCTGGCTGGCCAGGGATCCCATCCTGGCCTGGCTTTCCAACTCCAGGCATCCCAGGAGGTCCTTGAACCCCTGGCACTCCTATAGGGCCTTGTGGGCCAGGTTCCCCTGGAGGTCCTGGCTTCCCCAGAGGGCCCTGGGGCCCAGGGAAGCCTGTCACTCCTGGTTTTCCCACACCTGGCAGTCCGACAGGGCCAGGAGGGCCGTGCATACCTGGAGGACCCTTCAGGCCTGGTAAACCTGGCATCCCAAAGCCTTTCTCTCCTTTAGGACCCTGAAGGCCTGGAGGTCCTGGTGGTCCTTTGGGTCCTCTATcaccctttgctcctggttgccCTGGTAACCCTGGCCCACCTGGCTTTCCAATGCCAGGAAGTCCGTGAGGCCCTGGAGGTCCTTGTGGTCCTGGGATCCCCATTGGCCCAATTTCCCCTTTGGGTCCAATTTCGCCCTTGGCCCCAGGCATTCCCATGGCTCCTGGCTTCCCTGGCATTCCAGGCATACCTGGCTTTCCAACTCCTGGATATCCTTGTGGCCCTGGTTTTCCTTTGATCCCAGGTATCCCATGACCTGGCAAGCCAGGGGGCCCAGGTGGTCCTCTTGGGCCAGGTTCTCCACGGGGACCTTGCTCTCCTCGTAAACTGGCTAATGGTATTTCTGCTGATAAAGAAGATAGAGaggtagaggaaggagagagggagatagagacagagacagagggagagggagagaagaaggttAGTTATCTTTTATTTCAACAAAGTAATGGTGATCATTATTTAGACAACTTACTTAGGGAGAGGAAAGACTTAGAATTCATATGTTCATCTTCCAGGACTGTGTAATATAAATACTTAAAGGGAAACCAACCTggtaatttgttttttctatttgagGTATTGTTTTGAGAACTGATATGTACAGCTGCTTATATCAGCATTGGTTAAGTCGAAAAAGCTAAAAAGTAATGAAGCAACTTTTTTCCAACTACGAAACTTGAAGATAATTTGGTGTGTTCATCATAGAGAAACTGGAAAGCTCAAAGATGTGTAAGGAAAATTCAAAATTGCCTATAAATTCAGTAATCAGAGATAAACACTtcacatttatatgtattttcatcttatttattaTAGATATGTATGTGTCTATCTTAAACAGCATTGGAGtcattctctgtttttatttttttctatttttcctacttaaagtaatatttttccatgatctttttggttttaaaattttattttcgatttttaaataaattgacaaGTTATAACTATATAATTGTATATAGTCACAAATTATTATGATTTATGGCTATAATATAGAATAATTAAATCCAGATAATTAGCATATATATCCTCTTAAATGCTTATTTTTGTGGTGACAATATTTGAAATGTACTCATAGCAGTTTTGAAATGTATAAtgttattattaactatattcaCCAAACTGTGCAacagatcttaaaaaaaaaaaaaaaagaatctaccaTTT comes from the Sciurus carolinensis chromosome 9, mSciCar1.2, whole genome shotgun sequence genome and includes:
- the Col8a1 gene encoding collagen alpha-1(VIII) chain isoform X2 — encoded protein: MAVPPGPLKLLGLLLTISLSSIRLIQAGAYYGIKPLPPQIPPQMPPQIPQYQPLGQQVPHMPLGKDGLSMGKEMPHLQYGKEYPHLPQYMKEIQPVPRMGKEAVPKKGKEIPLASLRGEQGPRGEPGPRGPPGPPGLPGHGIPGIKGKPGPQGYPGVGKPGMPGMPGKPGAMGMPGAKGEIGPKGEIGPMGIPGPQGPPGPHGLPGIGKPGGPGLPGQPGAKGDRGPKGPPGPPGLQGPKGEKGFGMPGLPGLKGPPGMHGPPGPVGLPGVGKPGVTGFPGPQGPLGKPGPPGEPGPQGPIGVPGVQGPPGMPGVGKPGQDGIPGQPGFPGGKGEQGLPGLPGPPGLPGIGKPGFPGPKGDRGVGGVPGALGPRGEKGPIGAPGMGGPPGEPGLPGIPGPMGPPGAIGFPGPKGEGGVVGPQGPPGPKGEPGLQGFPGKPGFLGEVGPPGMRGLPGPIGPKGEAGHKGLPGLPGVPGLLGPKGEPGIPGDQGLQGPPGIPGIAGPSGPIGPPGIPGPKGEPGLPGPPGFPGVGKPGVAGLHGPPGKPGALGPQGQPGLPGPPGPPGPPGPPAVMPPTQPPQGEYLPDMGLGIDGVKPPHAYGAKKGKNGGPAYEMPAFTAELTAPFPPVGAPVKFDKLLYNGRQNYNPQTGIFTCEVPGVYYFVYHVHCKGGNVWVALFKNNEPMMYTYDEYKKGFLDQASGSAVLLLRPGDRVFLQMPSEQAAGLYAGQYVHSSFSGYLLYPM
- the Col8a1 gene encoding collagen alpha-1(VIII) chain isoform X1; the protein is MAVPPGPLKLLGLLLTISLSSIRLIQAGAYYGIKPLPPQIPPQMPPQIPQYQPLGQQVPHMPLGKDGLSMGKEMPHLQYGKEYPHLPQYMKEIQPVPRMGKEAVPKKGKAEIPLASLRGEQGPRGEPGPRGPPGPPGLPGHGIPGIKGKPGPQGYPGVGKPGMPGMPGKPGAMGMPGAKGEIGPKGEIGPMGIPGPQGPPGPHGLPGIGKPGGPGLPGQPGAKGDRGPKGPPGPPGLQGPKGEKGFGMPGLPGLKGPPGMHGPPGPVGLPGVGKPGVTGFPGPQGPLGKPGPPGEPGPQGPIGVPGVQGPPGMPGVGKPGQDGIPGQPGFPGGKGEQGLPGLPGPPGLPGIGKPGFPGPKGDRGVGGVPGALGPRGEKGPIGAPGMGGPPGEPGLPGIPGPMGPPGAIGFPGPKGEGGVVGPQGPPGPKGEPGLQGFPGKPGFLGEVGPPGMRGLPGPIGPKGEAGHKGLPGLPGVPGLLGPKGEPGIPGDQGLQGPPGIPGIAGPSGPIGPPGIPGPKGEPGLPGPPGFPGVGKPGVAGLHGPPGKPGALGPQGQPGLPGPPGPPGPPGPPAVMPPTQPPQGEYLPDMGLGIDGVKPPHAYGAKKGKNGGPAYEMPAFTAELTAPFPPVGAPVKFDKLLYNGRQNYNPQTGIFTCEVPGVYYFVYHVHCKGGNVWVALFKNNEPMMYTYDEYKKGFLDQASGSAVLLLRPGDRVFLQMPSEQAAGLYAGQYVHSSFSGYLLYPM